From a region of the Clostridia bacterium genome:
- a CDS encoding sugar ABC transporter permease produces the protein MMIGSQTEQSSNFKLLNKIKVPFKIFAKGDWATRLSFLIMGFGCFVRKQFIKGLLYFLAQVLFVFLCVFFISKYLPDLGTLGTVPIKRVWDEVEQVYINIQVDNSMLILLYSIVSIFIIFFFCVLYINSLKAAYNAQINSENGKKNNSFFDDIKSLLDDKFHTTLLTLPSIGVILFTILPLIFMILIAFTNYDSDHLPPAKLFDWVGLANFKELLWGSAQISSTFGRVLLWTMIWAFFATFTNYFAGMFLAIIINKKGIKFKAFWRTMFVMTIAVPQFVTLLTIRNVFANIGLINTWLQKLNIIDRAIPFFEKGWLARIMIIIINMWVGIPYTLLIVSGILMNIPQSLYESAKIDGASPFKMFVKITFPYVFFVTAPYLLTQFVGNINNFNVIYYLTAGGPKSLNYFFAGETDLLITWLYSLTSDKSNYKTASVIGIMVFLICSVFSLIAYNLTSSTKREEDYQA, from the coding sequence ATGATGATAGGATCTCAAACAGAACAATCATCGAACTTTAAACTATTAAATAAAATTAAAGTGCCTTTTAAAATTTTCGCTAAGGGTGATTGGGCTACAAGGCTATCGTTTTTGATAATGGGCTTTGGATGTTTTGTAAGAAAGCAATTTATTAAAGGATTGTTATATTTTTTAGCACAAGTATTATTTGTGTTTTTATGTGTGTTCTTTATAAGCAAATATTTGCCTGATCTAGGGACTCTAGGGACAGTACCCATTAAGCGAGTCTGGGATGAAGTAGAACAGGTCTATATTAACATTCAAGTAGATAATTCTATGCTCATATTACTTTATAGTATTGTAAGCATATTTATTATATTTTTCTTTTGTGTTTTGTATATAAATTCTTTAAAAGCAGCATATAATGCTCAAATTAACTCAGAAAACGGTAAAAAAAATAATTCATTCTTTGATGACATAAAGTCTTTACTTGATGATAAATTTCATACTACATTATTGACTTTGCCTTCTATTGGTGTAATTTTATTTACAATTTTGCCCCTTATTTTTATGATCTTGATTGCTTTTACCAATTATGATAGCGATCATTTACCGCCTGCCAAATTATTTGATTGGGTAGGACTTGCCAATTTCAAAGAGTTATTATGGGGTTCAGCTCAAATATCTAGTACATTCGGCAGGGTGTTATTATGGACGATGATATGGGCTTTTTTTGCAACCTTTACTAATTATTTTGCTGGAATGTTTTTGGCAATTATCATAAATAAAAAAGGGATTAAGTTTAAGGCATTTTGGCGAACAATGTTTGTTATGACAATAGCAGTGCCTCAATTTGTAACTTTATTGACAATAAGAAATGTATTTGCAAATATAGGTTTGATTAATACATGGCTTCAAAAACTTAATATAATTGACAGAGCCATTCCATTTTTTGAAAAAGGTTGGCTAGCAAGAATTATGATTATAATAATTAACATGTGGGTAGGAATACCATACACATTGCTGATAGTTTCAGGAATTTTGATGAATATACCTCAATCCTTATATGAAAGTGCAAAGATTGATGGAGCTTCACCCTTTAAAATGTTTGTTAAAATTACTTTCCCTTATGTATTCTTTGTAACTGCGCCTTATTTGTTGACGCAATTTGTAGGAAATATCAATAACTTTAATGTTATTTATTATTTGACAGCTGGAGGACCTAAATCATTAAATTATTTCTTTGCAGGAGAAACTGACCTATTGATAACTTGGCTATATTCTTTGACATCAGATAAAAGCAATTATAAAACGGCATCCGTTATAGGTATAATGGTCTTTTTAATTTGTTCTGTATTCTCATTAATAGCATATAACCTTACATCTTCGACCAAAAGGGAGGAGGATTATCAGGCATGA